A single genomic interval of Cellulosilyticum sp. I15G10I2 harbors:
- a CDS encoding S41 family peptidase, which yields MKKNGFFRGAAIGFLLSIVVLITSTAFVDKYYYVDKKLLAIEAVINNYFVGDMDQAKMQEGIYKGFVAGVGDVYTNYYTPEEYQSFKEKSSGVYAGIGVQMTIDPSDNTILITEVFEGSPAQKAGIIAKDKIIKAGGKTITGDDFELVPKIVKGAPDTQINLTIYRSSEDKIYDFEITRQNVTYPSVVYRMLEDDLAYIKISQFEETTYDQFKKALTEIENKKAKGIVLDLRNNPGGLLHITEKIADELLPKVLIVSTRDKNGTVDEAYADENYTNIPIVVVVNGDSASASEVLSGALKDHNRAKLVGETTFGKGVVQSIVPLSDGSALKLTTAKYFTPSGICIQGIGIEPDYKVSLPIESMTRGRLEDQQDTQLQKAIEVIQKDIK from the coding sequence ATGAAAAAAAATGGCTTTTTTCGAGGTGCTGCTATAGGTTTTTTATTATCAATAGTAGTATTAATAACCAGTACAGCATTTGTAGATAAGTACTATTATGTAGATAAAAAATTATTAGCAATAGAAGCAGTAATTAATAATTATTTTGTAGGGGATATGGATCAGGCAAAAATGCAGGAAGGAATCTATAAAGGATTTGTAGCAGGGGTGGGTGATGTATATACTAATTATTATACCCCAGAGGAGTATCAAAGTTTCAAGGAAAAGTCAAGTGGCGTTTATGCTGGTATAGGGGTTCAGATGACTATTGATCCATCTGATAATACGATACTCATTACAGAAGTATTTGAAGGATCTCCAGCCCAAAAAGCAGGGATAATAGCAAAGGATAAGATTATTAAAGCTGGTGGTAAAACGATTACAGGAGATGATTTTGAACTTGTTCCCAAAATTGTAAAAGGTGCTCCGGATACGCAGATTAATCTTACGATCTATAGATCATCAGAAGATAAAATATATGATTTTGAAATTACAAGACAAAATGTAACTTATCCATCTGTAGTCTACAGAATGCTAGAAGATGATCTTGCCTACATTAAAATCAGCCAATTTGAGGAAACAACTTATGATCAGTTTAAAAAAGCACTTACTGAGATAGAAAACAAAAAAGCAAAAGGTATTGTGCTGGACTTAAGAAATAATCCAGGAGGGTTGCTTCACATTACAGAAAAAATAGCAGATGAATTGCTTCCTAAAGTACTTATTGTTTCAACAAGGGATAAAAACGGAACGGTAGATGAAGCCTATGCGGATGAGAATTATACAAACATTCCTATTGTAGTTGTAGTTAATGGAGATAGTGCAAGCGCATCAGAAGTTTTATCAGGGGCATTAAAGGACCATAATCGTGCGAAGCTTGTGGGGGAGACAACATTTGGAAAAGGTGTAGTACAAAGCATAGTACCTCTTAGTGATGGGTCAGCTCTAAAGCTTACCACTGCAAAATATTTTACACCTAGCGGCATTTGCATACAGGGCATTGGTATAGAACCAGACTATAAAGTATCTTTACCAATAGAATCTATGACGAGAGGCAGATTAGAAGATCAGCAAGATACCCAGCTTCAAAAAGCTATAGAAGTGATACAAAAAGATATCAAATAG